A single region of the Pygocentrus nattereri isolate fPygNat1 chromosome 27, fPygNat1.pri, whole genome shotgun sequence genome encodes:
- the grapa gene encoding GRB2 related adaptor protein a isoform X2 — protein sequence MEAVALYDFRATESDELSFQKGDILKITNMEDDPNWYTAELLGRRGYVPKNYISVRPHTWFAGRISRHVAEGRLRQRECGAFLVRESESAPGEFSISVSYGDHVQHFKVLKEREGHYFVWDEVFASLNQLVNFYKSNSIAKERTVFLRDAEQSQRRPHHAHALFDFNPQHNSQLHFLRGDVIDLLDCSDSQCWKGRCHGRVGFFPREYVKPIYH from the exons ATGGAGGCTGTGGCTCTCTACGACTTCCGTGCCACGGAGAGCGACGAACTCAGCTTCCAAAAGGGCGACATACTCAAG ATTACCAATATGGAAGATGACCCAAACTGGTACACAGCAGAATTACTGGGAAGGAGGGGCTATGTGCCCAAGAACTACATCAGTGTAAGACCACATAC ATGGTTTGCGGGCCGGATCTCCAGGCATGTGGCTGAGGGACGGCTTCGCCAGCGGGAATGTGGGGCATTCCTGGTGCGAGAAAGCGAGAGTGCACCTGGAGAGTTCTCCATATCAGTCAG CTATGGAGATCATGTGCAACACTTCAAAGttctgaaggagagagagggacactATTTTGTCTGGGATGAGGTCTTCGCCTCCCTCAACCAGCTAGTGAACTTCTACAAGAGCAACAGCATTGCTAAGGAACGGACCGTCTTTCTCAGAGATGCAGAGCAGTCCCAAAGG AGGCCCCATCACGCCCATGCCCTGTTCGACTTCAACCCGCAGCACAACTCCCAGCTGCACTTCCTGCGCGGTGATGTCATCGACCTGCTTGACTGTTCAGACTCACAATGCTGGAAGGGCCGTTGCCATGGCCGCGTGGGCTTCTTCCCCAGAGAGTATGTCAAGCCTATTTACCATTGA
- the grapa gene encoding GRB2 related adaptor protein a isoform X1 has translation MEAVALYDFRATESDELSFQKGDILKITNMEDDPNWYTAELLGRRGYVPKNYISVRPHTWFAGRISRHVAEGRLRQRECGAFLVRESESAPGEFSISVSYGDHVQHFKVLKEREGHYFVWDEVFASLNQLVNFYKSNSIAKERTVFLRDAEQSQRQRPHHAHALFDFNPQHNSQLHFLRGDVIDLLDCSDSQCWKGRCHGRVGFFPREYVKPIYH, from the exons ATGGAGGCTGTGGCTCTCTACGACTTCCGTGCCACGGAGAGCGACGAACTCAGCTTCCAAAAGGGCGACATACTCAAG ATTACCAATATGGAAGATGACCCAAACTGGTACACAGCAGAATTACTGGGAAGGAGGGGCTATGTGCCCAAGAACTACATCAGTGTAAGACCACATAC ATGGTTTGCGGGCCGGATCTCCAGGCATGTGGCTGAGGGACGGCTTCGCCAGCGGGAATGTGGGGCATTCCTGGTGCGAGAAAGCGAGAGTGCACCTGGAGAGTTCTCCATATCAGTCAG CTATGGAGATCATGTGCAACACTTCAAAGttctgaaggagagagagggacactATTTTGTCTGGGATGAGGTCTTCGCCTCCCTCAACCAGCTAGTGAACTTCTACAAGAGCAACAGCATTGCTAAGGAACGGACCGTCTTTCTCAGAGATGCAGAGCAGTCCCAAAGG CAGAGGCCCCATCACGCCCATGCCCTGTTCGACTTCAACCCGCAGCACAACTCCCAGCTGCACTTCCTGCGCGGTGATGTCATCGACCTGCTTGACTGTTCAGACTCACAATGCTGGAAGGGCCGTTGCCATGGCCGCGTGGGCTTCTTCCCCAGAGAGTATGTCAAGCCTATTTACCATTGA